The proteins below are encoded in one region of Alistipes indistinctus YIT 12060:
- the tatC gene encoding twin-arginine translocase subunit TatC, which translates to MSDKREKSSDNEMTFFEHIEALRPHLVRGVMALIVVMIAAFIGKKFIIDTILMGPQSPDFPTNRWLCDFSYAVFGDNRVCINQMKFNMVNTALAGQFNLHMQVALATAIAVAVPYLLWEIWRFVVPALTEHERRKSRMFVLYVSLCFFAGLCFGYFLIAPLSVSFFAGYQASPEITNMIDVRSYLSTVLSVSIACAVVFQLPLLVYFLARMGLITASFLRRYRRHALILLCIISAIITPPDIFSLLLVVIPLYGLYECSILLAGRVERQKAREEAAENVAGPAA; encoded by the coding sequence ATGTCCGATAAACGGGAAAAGTCATCCGACAACGAGATGACTTTTTTTGAACATATCGAGGCGCTGCGTCCCCATTTGGTGCGGGGCGTGATGGCGCTGATCGTCGTGATGATCGCCGCTTTCATCGGTAAGAAATTCATCATCGATACCATCCTGATGGGGCCCCAGTCGCCTGATTTCCCGACGAACCGGTGGCTGTGCGACTTCTCGTACGCCGTTTTCGGCGATAACCGGGTTTGCATCAATCAGATGAAGTTCAATATGGTCAACACGGCGCTGGCCGGCCAGTTCAATCTGCACATGCAGGTGGCGTTGGCGACCGCCATTGCCGTGGCGGTACCGTACCTGTTGTGGGAGATATGGCGTTTTGTCGTGCCGGCGCTGACCGAACACGAACGCCGCAAAAGCAGGATGTTCGTGCTGTATGTGTCGCTTTGCTTTTTTGCAGGGCTCTGTTTTGGCTATTTCCTGATCGCTCCGTTGTCGGTCAGTTTCTTCGCCGGATACCAGGCGAGCCCCGAAATCACCAACATGATCGACGTGCGTTCGTACCTCTCCACGGTGCTGAGCGTGTCGATCGCCTGCGCGGTGGTGTTCCAGCTTCCGCTGCTGGTCTATTTCCTGGCGCGGATGGGATTGATCACCGCTTCGTTCCTGAGGCGCTACCGCCGTCATGCGCTGATTCTGCTGTGTATCATCTCCGCGATCATTACCCCGCCGGATATTTTCAGCCTGTTGCTGGTAGTGATTCCGCTCTACGGCCTGTACGAATGCAGTATTTTGCTGGCAGGGCGTGTCGAGCGGCAAAAGGCGCGTGAAGAAGCCGCTGAAAATGTTGCCGGTCCGGCCGCGTAA
- a CDS encoding twin-arginine translocase TatA/TatE family subunit: MLAFMLPLGVIGPTQILVIVILIIVLFGGKKIPELMRGMGRGVKEFKDAVNKDYTAENTNETTAPTAPQAPRNETTKDDAAK, from the coding sequence ATGTTAGCATTCATGTTGCCTCTGGGGGTCATCGGCCCGACTCAGATACTGGTCATCGTCATCCTGATTATCGTGCTGTTCGGCGGGAAGAAAATTCCTGAACTGATGCGCGGCATGGGACGCGGCGTGAAAGAGTTCAAAGACGCGGTCAACAAAGATTACACGGCTGAGAATACCAACGAAACGACTGCCCCGACCGCTCCTCAGGCTCCCCGGAACGAAACTACCAAAGACGACGCCGCCAAATAA